In a genomic window of Leptospira hartskeerlii:
- a CDS encoding ankyrin repeat domain-containing protein produces the protein MDLLAKYGKLRRGSWAVLVFVFSLAIEADTELDKQFLSAVKEGDLRKVELLLTQGATVDAKDDDGRTAIMLAEGEDVVEFLIKHGANINAQDVDGNSVLFYRLLPILKVKIPDMDDLAEAKRLIESGALVEYTARKGEDQKPVSLLNMAIRNQSLVLVKFLIENGANPNHDPGGIEEYPLFLAVGGASSPSNLAIAEYLLANGSKAVFTSRLKDVHTPNGTHQVGARNAFHYATEAKQTDLKILDVLAKAGTNLNHRDAEGKTPLIEAILRKNISAAQKLIQLGSDLTLADNQGKTALDLAKEYHLDEIERILAEKLSSKTQ, from the coding sequence ATGGATTTATTGGCAAAATACGGCAAACTTAGACGCGGAAGCTGGGCGGTGCTCGTTTTCGTATTCAGTTTGGCAATTGAAGCCGATACCGAGCTGGACAAGCAATTTTTATCCGCGGTTAAAGAAGGGGACCTTCGCAAGGTAGAATTACTTTTGACCCAAGGCGCCACAGTGGACGCTAAGGATGATGATGGTCGCACGGCTATCATGCTCGCAGAAGGTGAGGACGTAGTCGAGTTTCTCATCAAACACGGAGCAAATATTAACGCCCAAGATGTGGATGGGAATTCCGTATTATTCTATCGTTTACTTCCCATCTTAAAAGTAAAAATTCCGGATATGGACGATCTTGCCGAAGCAAAACGATTGATCGAGTCCGGCGCATTAGTAGAATACACCGCTCGAAAAGGTGAGGATCAAAAACCGGTTTCCCTTCTCAATATGGCGATCCGGAACCAAAGCCTAGTTTTAGTAAAATTTCTGATAGAGAACGGTGCTAACCCAAATCATGATCCGGGCGGGATCGAAGAATATCCACTCTTCTTAGCCGTGGGAGGCGCTTCTTCTCCTTCTAATTTGGCGATCGCAGAATATTTGTTAGCGAATGGTTCAAAAGCAGTGTTCACTAGCAGATTAAAAGATGTTCACACTCCTAATGGGACTCACCAAGTCGGTGCAAGAAACGCTTTTCATTATGCTACAGAGGCTAAACAAACTGACCTGAAAATTTTGGATGTTTTAGCTAAAGCTGGAACAAATCTAAATCATAGAGACGCAGAAGGAAAAACTCCTCTTATCGAAGCCATCCTGAGAAAAAATATTTCTGCAGCTCAAAAATTGATCCAACTCGGATCAGACCTTACACTTGCGGATAACCAAGGTAAGACGGCACTAGATCTGGCAAAAGAATATCATCTGGATGAAATAGAGCGGATTTTGGCCGAAAAACTTTCCTCCAAGACACAATAA
- a CDS encoding amidase: MSSTKFPFDSYDTIGLADLIRKKKIQPKELLDFSESKIDRFNPELNAVVLNTIDKAREELRSGKIPKGPFYGVPLLIKDLLHHVKGQNITSGSRAYKNYIPSEDSVFVSKLRNAGFLFIGTTNTPEFALMGITEPKFHGPTRNPWDPERTPGGSSGGAGAAVASGMSSIATGSDGGGSIRIPAAYCGLFGLKPSRGRVPVRPYGRVWQGASQDHVLTKSVRDSAAALDIVSGAGIEEAFSMEKNKTSYLSEAKKSPGKLKIAYSFASPIGTPVNQDHIDALHDTVKLLKSLGHKLEENSPQVDGKRIAKAYVTMYFGEVASEISRLDKVLGRKAKMGDVESTTWILGLLGRSISAGEFVSAIRYWDEAAYISETFLENYDLYLTPTTAEPPAKIGELAPKLYEEIAMQIIGRIGTGKLLLATGMVDQLVEKNLSRTPFTQLANLTGQPSMSVPLSKTTLGLPIGMLFTSKRGREDILFRLAGQLEKERPWADIKKS; this comes from the coding sequence ATGAGCAGTACAAAATTCCCATTCGATTCTTATGATACTATCGGTCTTGCTGATTTAATCAGAAAGAAGAAGATCCAGCCCAAGGAATTATTAGATTTTTCTGAATCTAAGATAGATAGATTCAATCCGGAACTGAACGCTGTCGTCTTGAACACGATCGACAAAGCAAGGGAAGAGTTGAGATCAGGTAAGATACCTAAGGGACCTTTTTACGGAGTTCCACTTCTCATTAAGGATCTATTACATCATGTGAAGGGACAAAACATCACTTCAGGTTCCAGGGCTTACAAGAATTATATTCCATCCGAGGACAGTGTATTTGTTTCTAAGCTTAGGAATGCCGGATTTCTTTTTATAGGCACTACGAATACTCCTGAATTTGCTTTAATGGGAATTACTGAGCCAAAGTTTCATGGACCAACTCGAAATCCTTGGGACCCGGAAAGAACTCCTGGCGGTTCTAGCGGTGGAGCGGGAGCTGCAGTTGCATCCGGAATGAGTTCTATTGCAACAGGTTCAGATGGTGGAGGATCGATTCGGATCCCTGCTGCCTATTGTGGACTATTCGGATTAAAACCTAGTAGAGGAAGAGTTCCAGTTCGTCCTTACGGAAGAGTTTGGCAAGGTGCTTCTCAAGATCATGTTCTTACTAAATCCGTTCGAGACAGCGCAGCCGCTTTAGATATAGTTTCAGGTGCAGGGATAGAAGAAGCATTTTCTATGGAGAAAAATAAAACTTCTTATCTTTCCGAGGCGAAGAAGTCGCCGGGCAAACTTAAGATAGCATATTCATTCGCTTCTCCGATCGGGACACCGGTGAACCAAGATCACATAGACGCGTTACACGACACAGTGAAACTCTTAAAATCATTGGGCCATAAATTAGAAGAAAATTCTCCTCAGGTGGACGGAAAACGTATAGCAAAGGCGTATGTGACCATGTATTTCGGAGAAGTCGCTTCCGAGATCTCTCGTTTGGACAAAGTTTTGGGTAGAAAAGCGAAGATGGGAGATGTGGAATCCACAACTTGGATCTTAGGATTATTAGGACGATCCATATCCGCGGGAGAATTTGTATCTGCAATTCGGTATTGGGACGAAGCCGCTTATATCTCGGAAACCTTTTTAGAAAATTATGATCTATATTTGACCCCGACCACTGCAGAACCTCCTGCTAAAATCGGAGAACTTGCTCCTAAACTATATGAAGAAATTGCAATGCAGATCATCGGAAGAATAGGAACAGGTAAATTACTTTTGGCCACCGGTATGGTGGACCAGCTTGTGGAAAAAAATCTTTCTAGAACTCCGTTCACTCAGTTAGCAAATCTTACGGGGCAGCCTTCCATGTCTGTTCCTCTTTCTAAAACGACTCTTGGTCTACCGATCGGGATGTTATTCACTTCCAAAAGAGGAAGAGAAGATATACTCTTCCGACTAGCGGGACAATTGGAAAAGGAAAGACCTTGGGCGGATATTAAGAAGTCCTAA
- a CDS encoding STAS domain-containing protein, whose translation MILKSLTRENHLVLSVQEDILMDNSRDFYLEFEESVQEGYPPVVSFHLGLVKFIDSSGIGIIIKVRNQIRDHQGTVNIFGLNKSLHSVFRLSGLDRIVNLYTIEEFLEKYPDFREFLTTE comes from the coding sequence ATGATTCTTAAAAGTCTCACCCGAGAAAATCACCTGGTACTTTCGGTCCAGGAGGATATCTTGATGGATAATTCCCGGGACTTTTACCTGGAGTTCGAGGAGAGCGTTCAGGAGGGATATCCCCCTGTAGTCAGCTTTCATTTGGGTCTCGTAAAGTTTATCGACTCTTCCGGTATAGGCATTATCATCAAAGTCAGAAATCAGATCCGGGACCATCAAGGAACGGTGAATATATTCGGGCTAAATAAGTCCTTACATTCCGTTTTTAGGCTTTCCGGTCTAGACAGAATTGTAAATCTGTACACCATTGAAGAATTTCTGGAGAAATACCCCGACTTTAGGGAATTTCTGACAACAGAATGA
- the purL gene encoding phosphoribosylformylglycinamidine synthase subunit PurL, whose protein sequence is MEKESVSLQDALEHGLTSEEFSKIQEILGRTPNSTELGIFSAMWSEHCSYKNSILQLKTLPTKSDKLLAQAGEENAGAMDIGQGLAVVFKIESHNHPTAVEPYQGAATGVGGIMRDIFTMGARPIVSLNSLRFGNPDEPRNKYLLSRAVKGIGDYGNSLGIAVSGGELFIDECFSKNPLVNAMTVGIVRHDQMASATTGGKVGNAVFIVGSTTGRDGIHGASFASKDLTKESESKRSAVQVGDPFMEKLLMEASLEAIQKKLLVGIQDMGAAGISCATSEMSAKGKSGMKINLDLVPFRETGMNAYEAMLSESQERMLVIPEKGKEDELVAIFKKWNLNAVQIGEVTDTGLLEVYKDGNLKAKIPADTLVLGGGAPRYVRETKRPAYLDQVSSWSPDSTPDLQENEAGKKLLKLLNSWNISSRKPIIEQYDTEVGLVKLIGPGADGGLSAIPDTDMALATATDCNSRFTYLDPYWGAAFAVCEAARNVAVTGAEPLGVTNNLNFANPYIPENYYMFSECVRGMGDACRFLGLPVTGGNVSFYNESPEGPIFPTPTIGMVGILDKQEEVVWGAPKKSGLSLALIGKFNPSLGGSEYQKVFLGKVQGQIPKFELADEKALLEALVSLRKNGNLSFAKDLSLGGIGVALAKIVMLSGLGIKADLSTIKQSRKDHTLFGESACSVLIGYEKGKEESIKSLVASKGLDFHSVGIVESDPKLQIEGYGISVSSNELKSVYESGLEEVFK, encoded by the coding sequence ATGGAAAAAGAATCCGTCTCCCTCCAAGACGCTCTCGAACACGGTCTTACCTCAGAAGAATTTAGCAAAATCCAGGAAATCCTAGGCAGAACCCCTAACTCCACAGAACTCGGAATTTTCTCCGCAATGTGGTCGGAACATTGCTCTTATAAAAATTCTATCCTTCAATTAAAAACTCTTCCAACAAAGTCTGATAAACTTTTGGCCCAAGCGGGAGAAGAGAATGCCGGAGCCATGGACATTGGCCAAGGACTGGCAGTTGTTTTCAAAATAGAAAGTCATAATCACCCTACTGCAGTGGAACCTTACCAAGGTGCAGCCACAGGAGTGGGCGGGATCATGAGAGATATTTTTACAATGGGAGCAAGACCCATCGTATCTTTAAACTCTCTTAGATTCGGCAACCCGGACGAACCTAGAAATAAATACTTATTATCCAGAGCGGTCAAAGGGATCGGAGATTACGGTAACTCATTAGGTATCGCGGTCTCAGGTGGAGAACTGTTCATAGACGAATGTTTTTCCAAGAACCCTTTAGTGAATGCGATGACTGTTGGAATTGTCAGACATGACCAGATGGCAAGCGCAACCACCGGAGGAAAGGTGGGTAACGCGGTATTCATCGTCGGCTCCACCACAGGTAGAGACGGTATCCACGGCGCATCCTTTGCTTCCAAAGATCTAACTAAAGAATCAGAGTCAAAACGTTCCGCTGTCCAAGTAGGCGATCCTTTTATGGAAAAACTACTGATGGAAGCGTCACTCGAAGCGATCCAGAAAAAACTTTTAGTCGGCATCCAAGATATGGGAGCTGCCGGAATTTCCTGCGCTACTTCAGAGATGAGTGCCAAAGGAAAATCCGGAATGAAGATCAATCTGGATCTCGTTCCTTTCCGCGAAACCGGAATGAATGCCTATGAAGCAATGCTCTCCGAAAGCCAAGAAAGAATGTTGGTAATCCCTGAAAAAGGAAAAGAGGACGAGTTAGTCGCCATATTCAAAAAATGGAATCTAAATGCTGTCCAGATCGGAGAAGTGACCGACACCGGATTATTAGAAGTTTATAAAGACGGAAATCTAAAGGCTAAGATCCCTGCTGACACTTTGGTGCTGGGCGGCGGTGCTCCTAGATATGTTAGAGAAACAAAACGTCCTGCGTATTTGGATCAAGTTTCTTCTTGGAGTCCGGATTCAACTCCCGATTTGCAGGAGAATGAAGCGGGAAAAAAACTACTTAAACTATTAAATTCTTGGAATATATCGTCCAGGAAACCGATCATCGAGCAGTACGATACCGAGGTAGGTCTAGTAAAACTGATCGGACCGGGTGCAGATGGAGGATTGTCCGCAATCCCTGATACAGACATGGCATTGGCCACCGCAACGGATTGTAATTCCAGATTCACTTATTTGGATCCATATTGGGGAGCAGCATTCGCAGTATGTGAAGCCGCAAGAAACGTAGCGGTTACAGGTGCAGAACCACTCGGCGTGACCAATAACCTAAACTTTGCAAATCCATATATTCCGGAAAACTATTATATGTTTTCTGAATGTGTCCGAGGAATGGGAGACGCCTGTAGATTTTTAGGACTCCCCGTAACCGGAGGAAACGTTTCCTTCTACAATGAATCTCCGGAAGGCCCGATCTTCCCTACTCCTACTATTGGAATGGTGGGAATTTTGGACAAACAGGAAGAAGTGGTCTGGGGTGCTCCTAAAAAATCGGGACTTTCCTTAGCGCTAATCGGGAAATTCAACCCAAGCTTAGGCGGAAGTGAATACCAAAAGGTTTTCTTAGGCAAAGTGCAAGGACAGATACCTAAATTCGAACTTGCAGATGAAAAAGCGCTATTAGAAGCATTAGTCTCTTTGAGAAAGAACGGAAACTTGTCCTTTGCTAAAGATCTTTCCTTGGGAGGGATCGGAGTAGCACTTGCGAAAATCGTAATGCTTTCCGGGCTTGGGATCAAAGCGGACTTAAGCACGATCAAACAATCCAGAAAAGATCATACACTTTTCGGAGAAAGCGCCTGCTCCGTTCTGATCGGTTACGAAAAAGGAAAAGAAGAAAGTATCAAATCTCTCGTTGCCTCTAAAGGTTTGGACTTCCATTCCGTAGGAATTGTAGAATCAGATCCTAAACTCCAAATAGAAGGATATGGGATCTCCGTCTCCTCAAACGAACTGAAATCGGTTTATGAATCCGGTTTAGAGGAAGTATTCAAATGA
- a CDS encoding leucine-rich repeat domain-containing protein, whose amino-acid sequence MRTIQKIGIAYLILCAAFIISDCRRPASEILNEASKNPNSVEKLDLGLGKLGTVPPVLFTFPNLKWLDLRMNELTSLPENTGDWSNLEHLNIYGNDIEKLPASVSRLSRLRFFFAGNNDFVGIPTELTGTSIEAIYLDSNKIEFKESDIDTVMQFPKLEVLDLARNRKIAAFPKNFGFLASHPKLRLLILKETGLKPSQIESARKLLPKVKIEF is encoded by the coding sequence ATGAGAACCATCCAAAAAATCGGTATAGCCTATTTAATCCTTTGCGCCGCTTTCATTATCTCGGATTGCAGAAGACCTGCTTCCGAAATTTTAAACGAGGCTTCTAAAAATCCAAACTCAGTAGAAAAATTAGATTTGGGACTCGGCAAACTTGGGACAGTTCCTCCTGTTTTATTCACTTTTCCAAATCTGAAATGGTTGGATCTCAGAATGAACGAGCTTACTTCTCTTCCGGAAAATACGGGAGATTGGAGTAATTTAGAACATCTGAATATATACGGAAACGATATAGAAAAACTTCCTGCCTCCGTTTCTAGACTTTCTAGACTCAGATTTTTTTTCGCAGGAAATAACGACTTTGTTGGAATTCCTACAGAACTGACCGGAACTTCTATCGAGGCTATTTATCTGGATTCCAACAAGATCGAATTCAAAGAATCCGATATAGATACCGTTATGCAATTTCCTAAATTAGAAGTTTTGGATCTGGCCAGAAACAGAAAGATCGCTGCGTTCCCTAAAAATTTTGGATTTTTAGCAAGCCATCCTAAATTAAGACTGCTCATCTTAAAAGAGACAGGACTAAAACCCTCTCAGATAGAATCCGCAAGAAAACTTCTCCCTAAAGTGAAGATAGAATTTTAA
- a CDS encoding DUF1003 domain-containing protein, whose product MDLEYCCLNPSITDPKDLISFEYINPEILDLIKKDPRFREGSGMISLGELNLATMKYIQGMIQKETSELSSLEEEVRNSLENQELISEDLNQTFQSTLTFGQRVADKVADFGGSWTFILMFGLSMAVWIAINAFFSLWKFDPYPFILLNLILSTLAAIQAPIIMMSQNRQEAKDRARSEMDYKINLKAELEIRHLHEKIDHILKNQWSRLTEIQQIQMQMMQILGNRK is encoded by the coding sequence ATGGATCTGGAATATTGCTGTTTAAATCCATCCATAACGGACCCTAAAGACTTAATCTCTTTCGAATATATCAATCCCGAGATCTTGGATCTTATCAAAAAAGATCCAAGATTTAGAGAAGGAAGCGGGATGATCTCCTTAGGAGAATTGAATCTGGCTACCATGAAGTATATCCAGGGTATGATCCAGAAGGAAACTTCCGAACTAAGTTCCTTGGAAGAAGAAGTAAGAAATAGCCTAGAAAATCAGGAACTGATCTCTGAGGATCTCAACCAAACTTTCCAGTCCACGTTGACTTTCGGACAAAGAGTTGCGGATAAAGTAGCGGACTTCGGAGGAAGTTGGACATTTATACTTATGTTCGGATTATCCATGGCAGTTTGGATTGCGATCAATGCTTTCTTCTCTCTTTGGAAATTCGATCCTTATCCATTCATTTTGCTTAATTTAATATTATCTACTTTAGCTGCCATCCAAGCTCCGATCATCATGATGAGTCAGAATAGGCAAGAAGCAAAGGACCGCGCCAGATCCGAGATGGATTATAAGATCAATCTAAAGGCCGAGTTAGAGATCCGACATCTTCACGAAAAGATAGATCATATTCTCAAAAACCAATGGAGTAGGTTGACTGAGATCCAACAAATCCAGATGCAGATGATGCAAATATTAGGAAATCGTAAATAA
- a CDS encoding flavin reductase family protein, translated as MSFSADEFKNSLSHFASGVTVVTFSDTTRAGGLTVSSFSSLSLDPPLVLFNLQKNIASHDPLLASGLFTVNILSSDQQELSNQFASGKIDKHELIQKLACDLGHNGVPFLNGTLARIECELEKQVDGGDHTIVIGRVISAVSDDSKRPLLYYRRNYYNI; from the coding sequence ATGTCTTTCAGCGCGGACGAATTCAAAAATTCACTCTCTCATTTTGCATCCGGGGTAACTGTGGTGACTTTTTCCGATACCACTAGAGCCGGAGGATTGACCGTTAGCAGTTTCAGCTCACTTTCTTTAGATCCACCTCTGGTACTTTTTAATCTCCAAAAGAACATAGCAAGTCACGATCCATTGCTTGCTTCCGGTCTATTTACAGTGAATATTCTATCTTCAGACCAACAGGAACTTTCCAACCAATTTGCGTCCGGCAAAATAGACAAACATGAACTGATCCAAAAACTAGCCTGCGATCTGGGGCATAACGGAGTGCCTTTCTTAAACGGCACCTTGGCCAGGATAGAATGTGAACTGGAAAAACAAGTGGATGGAGGAGATCATACGATAGTGATCGGTAGAGTCATATCTGCCGTATCCGATGACTCTAAAAGACCTCTTTTGTATTACCGTAGGAACTACTACAATATCTGA
- the ileS gene encoding isoleucine--tRNA ligase has product MKEEDKKNPYSNTVILPQTDFPMKAGLSTREPDQIKTWQSEKILRKMQEKRKDRPQFILHDGPPYANGNFHTGHALNKILKDMIVKSKFFAGYQTDMIPGWDCHGLPIEVQVLKNLGKKAKEIGPEELRKLCREYAEQFVQKQGQDLSRFLCFWEEGKIYKTMSPDFEAKIVEVFGDLFEKGYVYRGKKPVYWCIELATAHAEAEIEYYPHKSPSIYVKFPIKGQAGKFCLIWTTTPWTLPANLAISFNPKFAYSFYATPNGEELLLADGLKEAVEKAAEVQLTKKGSVSKEELSKMIFRHPFLDQDSIPLFGEHVTLDAGTGAVHTAPGHGQDDYKIGLAAGLEPYSPVDDYGRYTDEFPMMKGIKVWDANPKIVELLREKNLLLHYSEFEHSYPHSWRSKKPLIFRATPQWFFKIDYQELREKSLKAIDKVSWIPNWGITRIRSMVETRPDWCLSRQRNWGVPIPAFTCENCNETHLDAKSVKFFTDLVRTKGIEIWYSEPADSLLPPDTKCSKCGSSSFRKGKDILDVWFDSGVSNFAVLKERDGEPPADLYLEGSDQHRGWFQSSLWPSMALRGIPPYKSVLTHGYVLDEQGRAMSKSLGNGIDPTTDIINVYGADILRLWVSSQDFRDDVRVGKEGLKIIADNYRKIRNTFRYLLGNLAGHTSDQNLSASDLEEVDKYYLSKLALLSEELKNHYENYQFHQVYQKLLLFCTVTLSQDYFEMIRDRMYCDRRDSKTRRSSCTALQIVLETLCIYSAPILSFTTEEVWKENGKKESVFTEEFPDLSSLRNKDLETKFEEALAARETVHKSLELARQAGKLGKSLEAAVEISSKAENKLQKDFAIEALELIFTVSQVGFDKSDREQLSEYSDEHFSVRVVKPKEEECPRCWRHPAEERHNGLCKRCAAAI; this is encoded by the coding sequence ATGAAAGAAGAAGATAAGAAGAATCCATATTCAAATACCGTAATACTCCCTCAAACGGATTTTCCAATGAAAGCCGGGCTCTCCACAAGAGAGCCGGACCAGATCAAAACCTGGCAATCCGAAAAGATCCTTCGTAAAATGCAGGAAAAAAGAAAGGATCGTCCTCAGTTTATTCTTCATGACGGACCTCCGTATGCAAATGGTAACTTTCATACAGGACATGCACTTAATAAGATCCTAAAGGACATGATCGTTAAGTCCAAATTTTTCGCAGGATACCAAACGGATATGATCCCCGGTTGGGATTGTCATGGTCTTCCTATCGAAGTTCAAGTTCTCAAGAACTTAGGCAAAAAAGCGAAAGAGATCGGACCGGAAGAATTAAGAAAACTTTGTAGAGAATACGCAGAACAATTCGTTCAAAAACAAGGACAAGACCTCTCTCGCTTCTTATGTTTTTGGGAAGAAGGCAAGATCTACAAAACGATGAGCCCCGATTTCGAAGCAAAGATCGTAGAAGTTTTCGGAGATCTATTCGAAAAAGGTTATGTATACCGAGGCAAAAAACCTGTTTACTGGTGTATAGAACTTGCGACTGCTCACGCAGAAGCGGAGATCGAATACTATCCTCATAAATCTCCTTCCATCTATGTAAAATTTCCGATCAAGGGACAAGCCGGAAAATTCTGCCTGATCTGGACAACTACCCCATGGACTCTTCCAGCAAACTTAGCGATTAGTTTTAATCCCAAATTCGCATATTCTTTTTACGCGACGCCTAACGGAGAAGAATTACTGCTCGCAGATGGCCTAAAAGAGGCTGTAGAAAAAGCCGCAGAAGTACAACTCACTAAAAAAGGATCGGTTTCCAAGGAAGAACTCTCTAAAATGATCTTCCGTCACCCATTCTTGGATCAGGACTCTATCCCTCTTTTTGGGGAACATGTGACCCTGGATGCTGGAACTGGAGCCGTTCACACAGCACCCGGCCATGGACAGGACGACTATAAGATCGGTTTAGCTGCAGGTTTGGAACCTTATTCTCCTGTAGACGATTACGGTAGATATACTGACGAATTCCCGATGATGAAAGGGATCAAAGTATGGGATGCAAATCCTAAGATCGTAGAGTTACTCAGGGAAAAAAATCTACTACTTCATTATTCCGAATTCGAACATAGCTATCCTCATAGTTGGAGAAGCAAGAAGCCATTGATCTTCCGTGCGACTCCACAATGGTTTTTTAAAATAGATTACCAAGAACTCAGGGAAAAATCCCTAAAGGCGATCGACAAAGTGAGCTGGATCCCTAACTGGGGAATCACCAGGATCCGTTCCATGGTGGAGACAAGACCTGACTGGTGTCTTTCTAGACAAAGAAACTGGGGAGTTCCCATCCCTGCATTTACATGCGAGAATTGTAATGAAACTCATCTAGATGCAAAATCAGTAAAATTCTTCACCGATCTAGTGAGAACCAAAGGAATAGAGATCTGGTATAGCGAGCCTGCGGATTCACTTCTTCCTCCCGATACAAAATGTTCCAAATGTGGATCTTCTTCTTTCAGAAAAGGAAAAGATATTTTGGATGTTTGGTTTGATTCCGGAGTTTCAAACTTTGCGGTATTGAAAGAAAGGGATGGTGAACCCCCTGCCGATCTATATTTGGAAGGTTCGGATCAACATAGAGGTTGGTTCCAATCCAGTCTCTGGCCTTCTATGGCGTTACGCGGAATTCCTCCTTATAAGTCTGTCCTTACCCATGGATATGTTTTGGACGAACAAGGAAGAGCCATGTCCAAGTCTTTGGGCAACGGAATAGATCCGACCACAGATATCATCAATGTATATGGAGCTGATATACTCAGGCTTTGGGTAAGCTCTCAGGATTTCAGAGACGATGTGAGAGTCGGAAAAGAAGGACTCAAGATTATTGCAGACAACTACAGAAAGATCCGTAACACATTCAGATATCTTTTAGGGAATCTGGCGGGACATACTTCCGACCAAAATCTTAGCGCTTCCGATTTGGAAGAAGTAGACAAATACTATCTTTCCAAACTGGCACTACTCTCGGAAGAATTAAAAAACCATTACGAGAATTACCAATTTCACCAAGTATATCAGAAACTTCTGTTATTCTGCACTGTAACACTTTCCCAAGATTATTTCGAGATGATACGGGACAGAATGTACTGCGACCGAAGAGATTCCAAAACCAGAAGATCTTCCTGCACTGCACTCCAAATCGTATTAGAAACTCTTTGTATATACTCCGCTCCAATCTTAAGTTTCACAACGGAAGAAGTATGGAAAGAGAATGGTAAGAAGGAATCGGTATTTACGGAAGAATTCCCGGATCTTTCTTCTTTGAGAAACAAAGATCTAGAAACTAAGTTTGAAGAAGCGCTGGCTGCAAGAGAAACAGTTCACAAATCTTTGGAGTTAGCAAGACAAGCCGGCAAATTGGGAAAATCTTTGGAAGCCGCGGTGGAGATCTCTTCCAAAGCGGAAAACAAATTGCAAAAGGATTTTGCTATAGAGGCATTAGAATTGATCTTTACTGTTTCTCAGGTCGGCTTTGATAAATCGGATAGAGAACAATTATCTGAATATTCGGACGAACATTTTTCAGTTCGAGTTGTAAAACCGAAAGAAGAAGAATGCCCTCGTTGTTGGAGACATCCTGCGGAAGAAAGACATAACGGTCTTTGCAAACGTTGCGCTGCGGCCATCTAA
- a CDS encoding LA_1326/LA_4305 family lipoprotein: MKGKALRTSLIFFLAFSFSGCYPYFFKDRMFRSEGMGFFTISISDLPDFDKTSKNEDIKLEHPIQLDQAKIKDYFGNLRYSKRSSVGYFSDFVFSDHELDLLARDLPYTLKNLPEDKLLLIISKYDDTQSVISFDEVTSCVLWAAEGKINLLFGRVKRELVDRDAALDFSRWTRIEKIRLAHGFDGTEISEGENVDFGQIDGLPLRKWVVFDMKNPSKYKFTPRKQYQPVKLTDENDRP; encoded by the coding sequence ATGAAGGGAAAAGCTCTCCGTACTTCCCTAATCTTTTTTTTAGCATTTAGTTTCTCCGGATGTTATCCTTATTTTTTCAAGGACCGGATGTTCCGTTCGGAAGGGATGGGATTTTTCACGATTAGCATTTCGGATCTACCTGATTTTGATAAAACTTCCAAAAACGAAGATATTAAATTGGAACATCCCATCCAATTGGATCAGGCTAAAATTAAGGACTATTTCGGAAATTTAAGATATTCTAAACGTTCTTCCGTAGGCTATTTTTCGGACTTCGTTTTCTCAGATCACGAATTGGACCTACTCGCACGGGACCTTCCTTATACTCTAAAAAATCTTCCGGAAGACAAACTTCTTCTCATCATTTCCAAATATGATGATACACAATCAGTGATCTCTTTCGACGAGGTAACCAGTTGTGTTCTTTGGGCGGCAGAAGGTAAGATCAATCTTCTATTCGGGCGAGTCAAACGTGAGCTTGTGGATAGGGACGCTGCCCTGGATTTTAGCCGTTGGACCAGGATCGAAAAGATCAGGCTGGCTCACGGCTTTGACGGAACTGAGATCTCGGAAGGGGAGAATGTGGACTTCGGGCAAATCGACGGTCTTCCGTTGCGTAAATGGGTCGTGTTCGATATGAAAAATCCGAGCAAATACAAGTTCACCCCTAGAAAGCAATACCAACCTGTTAAACTCACCGACGAAAACGATAGACCTTGA